A genomic stretch from Salarias fasciatus chromosome 18, fSalaFa1.1, whole genome shotgun sequence includes:
- the lyn gene encoding tyrosine-protein kinase Lyn isoform X2: MGCIKSSLSGGLERKPSQQTNNSLLPGQEFQKMEEENRIGKIVIGLYPYEAMHGDDLGFKKGEKMKILEEHGEWWKAKSFTTNKEGFIPSNYVAQADTMETEEWFFKDITRKGAERQLLAPANKPGAYLIRESETQKGSYSLSVRDVDPQGTDSVKHYKIRSLDNGGFYISPKISFADIGSMIKHYHNKADGLCRRLDRPCAKPKAQKPWDKDAWEISKDSIKMVKKLGAGQFGEVWMAYYNNTTKVAVKTLKPGTMTVEAFMEEANVMKTLQHDRLVRLYAVVTKTEPIYIITEYMANGSLLDFLKSDAGWKLQLPKLIDFSAQIAEGMAYIENKKYIHRDLRAANVLVSESLLCKIADFGLARVIEDDEYSAREGAKFPIKWTAPEAINYGIFTIKSDMWSFGVLLYEILTYGKIPYPGMTKGEVMSSVQRGYRMPQPDNCPSELYDIMMSCWKDKPEDRPTFDYLQSVLNDFYTATEAQYQQP, encoded by the exons ATGGGCTGTATTAAGTCCTCGCTGAGTGGCGGTCTGGAGAGGAAGCCCAGCCAGCAGACT AATAACTCCCTGTTGCCTGGTCAGGAATTTCAAAAGATGGAGG aggaaaacagaattGGTAAAATAGTAATCGGCCTGTACCCGTACGAAGCCATGCACGGAGACGACTTAGGATTCAAGAAGGGGGAAAAGATGAAGATCTTAGAGGA ACATGGCGAGTGGTGGAAAGCAAAGTCCTTCACCACCAACAAGGAAGGCTTCATCCCGTCCAACTACGTCGCTCAAGCCGacaccatggaaacagaaga ATGGTTTTTCAAGGACATCACGAGGAAGGGCGCGGAGAGGCAGCTGCTGGCCCCAGCAAACAAACCAGGCGCTTATCTTATCAGGgaaagtgaaacacaaaaag GGAGCTACTCGCTGTCCGTCAGAGATGTGGATCCTCAGGGGACGGATTCGGTCAAACATTATAAGATTCGGTCGCTGGACAATGGTGGCTTCTACATCTCCCCAAAAATTTCATTTGCAGACATTGGCAGCATGATCAAACACTACCACA ACAAAGCGGACGGCCTGTGTCGGCGGCTGGATCGTCCGTGCGCCAAACCGAAGGCTCAGAAGCCGTGGGACAAAGACGCCTGGGAGATCTCCAAAGATTCCATCAAGATGGTGAAGAAGCTGGGAGCGGGGCAGTTTGGAGAAGTCTGGATGG CGTACTACAACAACACGACCAAAGTGGCGGTGAAGACGCTGAAGCCGGGCACCATGACGGTCGAGGCCTTCATGGAGGAGGCCAACGTCATGAAGACGCTCCAGCACGACCGGCTGGTTCGGCTCTACGCCGTCGTCACCAAGACCGAGCCCATCTACATCATCACGGAATACATGGCGAACG GGAGTCTTCTAGACTTTTTAAAGAGCGACGCAGGATGGAAGCTGCAGCTACCAAAGCTCATTGATTTCTCAGCCCAG ATAGCAGAGGGCATGGCGTACATAGAGAATAAGAAATACATTCATCGGGACCTGAGGGCAGCCAATGTCCTGGTGTCCGAGAGCCTGCTCTGTAAAATAGCCGATTTCGGTTTGGCTCGAGTCATCGAGGATGACGAGTACTCTGCCAGGGAAG GAGCAAAGTTCCCCATTAAATGGACCGCTCCAGAGGCCATTAACTACGGCATCTTCACCATCAAGTCAGACATGTGGTCCTTTGGGGTTTTGCTGTATGAGATCCTCACTTATGGAAAAATCCCTTATCCAG gcatGACTAAAGGAGAGGTGATGTCCTCGGTGCAGCGCGGCTACAGGATGCCTCAGCCGGACAACTGTCCCTCAGAGCTGTATGATATCATGATGTCCTGCTGGAAGGACAAGCCTGAAGACAGGCCCACCTTCGACTACCTGCAGAGCGTCCTCAACGATTTCTACACGGCCACAGAGGCACAGTACCAGCAGCCGTAG
- the lyn gene encoding tyrosine-protein kinase Lyn isoform X1, which produces MGCIKSSLSGGLERKPSQQTVRTEQTHYVRDPTSQTKHNINNSLLPGQEFQKMEEENRIGKIVIGLYPYEAMHGDDLGFKKGEKMKILEEHGEWWKAKSFTTNKEGFIPSNYVAQADTMETEEWFFKDITRKGAERQLLAPANKPGAYLIRESETQKGSYSLSVRDVDPQGTDSVKHYKIRSLDNGGFYISPKISFADIGSMIKHYHNKADGLCRRLDRPCAKPKAQKPWDKDAWEISKDSIKMVKKLGAGQFGEVWMAYYNNTTKVAVKTLKPGTMTVEAFMEEANVMKTLQHDRLVRLYAVVTKTEPIYIITEYMANGSLLDFLKSDAGWKLQLPKLIDFSAQIAEGMAYIENKKYIHRDLRAANVLVSESLLCKIADFGLARVIEDDEYSAREGAKFPIKWTAPEAINYGIFTIKSDMWSFGVLLYEILTYGKIPYPGMTKGEVMSSVQRGYRMPQPDNCPSELYDIMMSCWKDKPEDRPTFDYLQSVLNDFYTATEAQYQQP; this is translated from the exons ATGGGCTGTATTAAGTCCTCGCTGAGTGGCGGTCTGGAGAGGAAGCCCAGCCAGCAGACTGTACGTACCGAGCAAACGCATTATGTCAGAGACCCCACCtcccaaacaaaacacaacata AATAACTCCCTGTTGCCTGGTCAGGAATTTCAAAAGATGGAGG aggaaaacagaattGGTAAAATAGTAATCGGCCTGTACCCGTACGAAGCCATGCACGGAGACGACTTAGGATTCAAGAAGGGGGAAAAGATGAAGATCTTAGAGGA ACATGGCGAGTGGTGGAAAGCAAAGTCCTTCACCACCAACAAGGAAGGCTTCATCCCGTCCAACTACGTCGCTCAAGCCGacaccatggaaacagaaga ATGGTTTTTCAAGGACATCACGAGGAAGGGCGCGGAGAGGCAGCTGCTGGCCCCAGCAAACAAACCAGGCGCTTATCTTATCAGGgaaagtgaaacacaaaaag GGAGCTACTCGCTGTCCGTCAGAGATGTGGATCCTCAGGGGACGGATTCGGTCAAACATTATAAGATTCGGTCGCTGGACAATGGTGGCTTCTACATCTCCCCAAAAATTTCATTTGCAGACATTGGCAGCATGATCAAACACTACCACA ACAAAGCGGACGGCCTGTGTCGGCGGCTGGATCGTCCGTGCGCCAAACCGAAGGCTCAGAAGCCGTGGGACAAAGACGCCTGGGAGATCTCCAAAGATTCCATCAAGATGGTGAAGAAGCTGGGAGCGGGGCAGTTTGGAGAAGTCTGGATGG CGTACTACAACAACACGACCAAAGTGGCGGTGAAGACGCTGAAGCCGGGCACCATGACGGTCGAGGCCTTCATGGAGGAGGCCAACGTCATGAAGACGCTCCAGCACGACCGGCTGGTTCGGCTCTACGCCGTCGTCACCAAGACCGAGCCCATCTACATCATCACGGAATACATGGCGAACG GGAGTCTTCTAGACTTTTTAAAGAGCGACGCAGGATGGAAGCTGCAGCTACCAAAGCTCATTGATTTCTCAGCCCAG ATAGCAGAGGGCATGGCGTACATAGAGAATAAGAAATACATTCATCGGGACCTGAGGGCAGCCAATGTCCTGGTGTCCGAGAGCCTGCTCTGTAAAATAGCCGATTTCGGTTTGGCTCGAGTCATCGAGGATGACGAGTACTCTGCCAGGGAAG GAGCAAAGTTCCCCATTAAATGGACCGCTCCAGAGGCCATTAACTACGGCATCTTCACCATCAAGTCAGACATGTGGTCCTTTGGGGTTTTGCTGTATGAGATCCTCACTTATGGAAAAATCCCTTATCCAG gcatGACTAAAGGAGAGGTGATGTCCTCGGTGCAGCGCGGCTACAGGATGCCTCAGCCGGACAACTGTCCCTCAGAGCTGTATGATATCATGATGTCCTGCTGGAAGGACAAGCCTGAAGACAGGCCCACCTTCGACTACCTGCAGAGCGTCCTCAACGATTTCTACACGGCCACAGAGGCACAGTACCAGCAGCCGTAG
- the LOC115405480 gene encoding cAMP-dependent protein kinase inhibitor alpha codes for MSDVEATYADFIASGRTGRRNALHDILQSPTDPEGREMPLTLSLSQLHINAGGGDGDDTEDSQSSSSAQREAEQRNS; via the exons ATGTCTGATGTTGAGGCCACGTACGCAGACTTCATCGCCTCCGGCAGGACGGGTCGCAGGAACGCCCTGCACGACATCCTGCAGAGCCCCACCGACCCCGAGGGACGGGAGATGcccctcaccctgtctctctctcagctgcacATCAACGCAGGAGGTGGAG ATGGAGACGACACCGAGGACAGCCAGAGCTCGTCCTCAGCCCAGAGGGAGGCCGAGCAGAGGAACAGCTAA